One region of Primulina tabacum isolate GXHZ01 chromosome 1, ASM2559414v2, whole genome shotgun sequence genomic DNA includes:
- the LOC142539790 gene encoding uncharacterized protein LOC142539790 has product MALRVCTNLMARRSFALFLVCLFCFTGLLSGSSGDADPIYRECVEKCEKTGCVGEKCFQHCNFSFDGNSTDGPWYLQEPLYVQWKQWDCLGDCRYHCMLSREEERQKLGYKPAKYHGKWPFRRIYGIQEPVSMALSALNLAVQFHGWVSFFILVNYKLAFRPNKTTYYEYTGLWHIYAIIAMNAWFWSAVFHTRDVDLTEKLDYSSAVALLGYSLFLAIIRAFSMRVEAARVMVAAPVFAFVATHILYLNFYQFDLGLNMIVCVAMAVLQLVVWAIWASTTRHPSRWKMWVVVFGGALAVMLEMYDFPPYSGLVDAHAIWHATMIPLTYLWWSFVRDDSEFRTLVLTKKTK; this is encoded by the exons ATGGCGCTAAGGGTGTGCACGAATCTGATGGCACGACGTTCTTTTGCTCTTTTCTTGGTATGCCTCTTTTGCTTTACAGGATTGCTCAGCGGCAGCTCCGGTGACGCTGATCCGATTTACCG GGAATGTGTTGAGAAATGTGAGAAGACTGGATGTGTGGGGGAGAAATGCTTTCAACACTGTAATTTTTCCTTTGATGGAAACAGTACTGATGGCCCATGGTATCTGCAGGAGCCACTTTATGTACAGTGGAAGCAATGGGACTGCCTTGGTGACTGCCGTTACCACTGCATGCTCTCTAGAGAAGAAGAGAGACAGAAACTTGGATACAAGCCTGCTAAGTACCATGGGAAATGGCCATTTCGGCGTATTTATGGAATTCAG GAACCAGTTTCTATGGCTCTCTCTGCTCTTAATCTTGCTGTGCAGTTCCATGGATGGGTGTCCTTTTTTATCCTTGTAAATTACAAACTAGCATTCAGGCCAAACAAGACCACTTACTATGAATATACAGGCTTGTGGCATATTTATGCCATTATTGCGATGAATGCCTGGTTTTGGAGTGCAGTTTTCCACACTAG AGATGTAGATTTGACAGAGAAGCTTGACTACTCGTCTGCAGTGGCTTTACTTGGATACTCCCTTTTTCTAGCCATAATAAGAGCTTTCAGTATGAGAGTGGAGGCTGCCAGAGTCATGGTCGCTGCTCCTGTTTTTGCTTTTGTGGCAACCCATATCTTATATCTAAACTTTTATCAGTTTGACTTAG GATTGAACATGATAGTTTGTGTGGCAATGGCCGTGCTTCAGCTCGTTGTGTGGGCTATCTGGGCCAGCACTACTCGTCACCCCTCACGTTGGAAGATGTGGGTTGTCGTGTTTGGAGGTGCGCTCGCTGTGATGTTAGAGATGTACGACTTTCCCCCCTACTCAGGACTCGTGGATGCTCATGCTATCTGGCATGCAACCATGATACCACTTACTTATTTGTGGTGGAGTTTTGTTAGGGATGACAGCGAGTTCCGAACCTTGGTTCTTACCAAGAAAACAAAATAA
- the LOC142539795 gene encoding protein DETOXIFICATION 49-like isoform X2, producing MCIKCNNPSDHRDSDMFTSLIPKTPTLIQPTQKPHKPTSHLSLLLQESVSIARIALPMILTGLLLYSRSIISMLFLGRLGDLALAGGSLAVGFANITGYSVLSGLAMGMEPICGQAFGAKKILLFCGQDESIAAQAQDYLFYSLPDLFAQAVLHPLRIYLRTQSITLPLTFCAAVSILLHVPINYLLVSKIELGIKGVAFAGVWTNINLVASLVVYIIVSGVYKKTWEGVSMECLKGWKSLLNLAIPSCVSVCLEWWWYEIMILICGLLLNPKATVASMGILIQTTALIYIFPSSLSFSVSTRVGNEIGAGRPRKAKFAAIVGLSGGFLMGFTAFLFAVSVRNIWATMFTQDKEIIALTSLVLPIIGLCELGNCPQTTGCGVLRGTARPKVGANINLGCFYLVGMPVAVGLAFFLRMDFQGLWFGLLAAQTSCMITMMVVLLLTDWEFEARKAKELTKEYRILDRNEQDEKYRSDKAENKGESQC from the exons ATGTgcatcaaatgcaataatcctTCAGATCATCGAGATTCCGACATGTTCACTTCTTTGATCCCCAAAACCCCAACACTAATCCAACCCACACAGAAACCACACAAGCCCACCAGTCATCTCTCTCTCCTTCTTCAAGAATCCGTCTCCATAGCCAGAATAGCTCTCCCAATGATCCTAACAGGTCTGCTACTCTACTCCAGGTCCATTATCTCAATGCTTTTTCTCGGAAGATTAGGGGACTTAGCTTTAGCGGGCGGTTCTTTAGCAGTCGGGTTCGCTAACATCACCGGTTATTCTGTCCTCTCTGGTTTAGCCATGGGGATGGAACCCATTTGTGGACAAGCTTTTGGAGCCAAAAA GATTCTTCTCTTCTGTGGGCAAGATGAATCCATTGCAGCACAAGCTCAAGATTATTTGTTCTATTCTTTGCCCGATCTGTTTGCTCAGGCTGTATTACATCCACTGAGAATCTACCTCAGAACTCAGTCCATAACTTTGCCGCTAACTTTCTGCGCAGCTGTTTCGATTCTTTTGCATGTACCTATTAACTATCTCCTCGTTTCAAAGATCGAATTAGGTATAAAAGGAGTTGCATTTGCTGGGGTTTGGACAAATATAAACCTTGTTGCATCGTTAGTGGTCTATATAATAGTATCTGGAGTGTATAAAAAAACTTGGGAAGGCGTATCGATGGAGTGTTTAAAGGGCTGGAAATCCCTTCTGAATCTAGCTATTCCAAGCTGTGTTTCAGTTTGTCTTGAATGGTGGTGGTATGAAATAATGATCTTGATTTGTGGGCTGCTGCTAAACCCAAAGGCAACAGTGGCATCAATGGGGATTCTGATTCAAACCACCGCATTAATCTACATATTCCCATCTTCTCTCAGTTTCAGCGTGTCAACTAGAGTGGGCAACGAGATAGGAGCCGGCAGGCCCCGGAAGGCGAAATTCGCCGCCATTGTCGGTCTCTCTGGGGGATTCCTAATGGGATTCACCGCCTTCTTGTTTGCAGTATCTGTTAGAAACATATGGGCCACGATGTTCACCCAAGATAAAGAGATAATAGCATTGACATCTCTGGTTCTGCCGATAATCGGGCTTTGCGAGCTGGGGAATTGCCCGCAGACTACGGGCTGCGGGGTGCTGAGAGGGACGGCACGACCGAAAGTCGGAGCAAACATCAACTTGGGATGCTTCTATCTGGTGGGAATGCCGGTGGCTGTTGGATTAGCTTTCTTCTTGAGAATGGACTTCCAGGGCCTGTGGTTCGGGCTTTTGGCGGCCCAAACTTCATGTATGATAACAATGATGGTCGTTCTGCTGCTAACTGATTGGGAATTCGAGGCCCGAAAAGCAAAAGAATTGACCAAAGAATACAGAATTCTTGATCGAAACGAACAAGATGAAAAATATAGATCAGATAAAGCAGAAAACAAGGGAGAGAGCCAATGTTAA
- the LOC142539795 gene encoding protein DETOXIFICATION 49-like isoform X1 produces the protein MCIKCNNPSDHRDSDMFTSLIPKTPTLIQPTQKPHKPTSHLSLLLQESVSIARIALPMILTGLLLYSRSIISMLFLGRLGDLALAGGSLAVGFANITGYSVLSGLAMGMEPICGQAFGAKKYKLLGLSLQRTVLLLVFTSFPIAFPWLNMNRILLFCGQDESIAAQAQDYLFYSLPDLFAQAVLHPLRIYLRTQSITLPLTFCAAVSILLHVPINYLLVSKIELGIKGVAFAGVWTNINLVASLVVYIIVSGVYKKTWEGVSMECLKGWKSLLNLAIPSCVSVCLEWWWYEIMILICGLLLNPKATVASMGILIQTTALIYIFPSSLSFSVSTRVGNEIGAGRPRKAKFAAIVGLSGGFLMGFTAFLFAVSVRNIWATMFTQDKEIIALTSLVLPIIGLCELGNCPQTTGCGVLRGTARPKVGANINLGCFYLVGMPVAVGLAFFLRMDFQGLWFGLLAAQTSCMITMMVVLLLTDWEFEARKAKELTKEYRILDRNEQDEKYRSDKAENKGESQC, from the coding sequence ATGTgcatcaaatgcaataatcctTCAGATCATCGAGATTCCGACATGTTCACTTCTTTGATCCCCAAAACCCCAACACTAATCCAACCCACACAGAAACCACACAAGCCCACCAGTCATCTCTCTCTCCTTCTTCAAGAATCCGTCTCCATAGCCAGAATAGCTCTCCCAATGATCCTAACAGGTCTGCTACTCTACTCCAGGTCCATTATCTCAATGCTTTTTCTCGGAAGATTAGGGGACTTAGCTTTAGCGGGCGGTTCTTTAGCAGTCGGGTTCGCTAACATCACCGGTTATTCTGTCCTCTCTGGTTTAGCCATGGGGATGGAACCCATTTGTGGACAAGCTTTTGGAGCCAAAAAGTACAAACTCCTAGGACTTTCTTTGCAAAGAACTGTACTTTTGCTTGTTTTCACTTCGTTTCCAATAGCCTTTCCGTGGTTAAACATGAACAGGATTCTTCTCTTCTGTGGGCAAGATGAATCCATTGCAGCACAAGCTCAAGATTATTTGTTCTATTCTTTGCCCGATCTGTTTGCTCAGGCTGTATTACATCCACTGAGAATCTACCTCAGAACTCAGTCCATAACTTTGCCGCTAACTTTCTGCGCAGCTGTTTCGATTCTTTTGCATGTACCTATTAACTATCTCCTCGTTTCAAAGATCGAATTAGGTATAAAAGGAGTTGCATTTGCTGGGGTTTGGACAAATATAAACCTTGTTGCATCGTTAGTGGTCTATATAATAGTATCTGGAGTGTATAAAAAAACTTGGGAAGGCGTATCGATGGAGTGTTTAAAGGGCTGGAAATCCCTTCTGAATCTAGCTATTCCAAGCTGTGTTTCAGTTTGTCTTGAATGGTGGTGGTATGAAATAATGATCTTGATTTGTGGGCTGCTGCTAAACCCAAAGGCAACAGTGGCATCAATGGGGATTCTGATTCAAACCACCGCATTAATCTACATATTCCCATCTTCTCTCAGTTTCAGCGTGTCAACTAGAGTGGGCAACGAGATAGGAGCCGGCAGGCCCCGGAAGGCGAAATTCGCCGCCATTGTCGGTCTCTCTGGGGGATTCCTAATGGGATTCACCGCCTTCTTGTTTGCAGTATCTGTTAGAAACATATGGGCCACGATGTTCACCCAAGATAAAGAGATAATAGCATTGACATCTCTGGTTCTGCCGATAATCGGGCTTTGCGAGCTGGGGAATTGCCCGCAGACTACGGGCTGCGGGGTGCTGAGAGGGACGGCACGACCGAAAGTCGGAGCAAACATCAACTTGGGATGCTTCTATCTGGTGGGAATGCCGGTGGCTGTTGGATTAGCTTTCTTCTTGAGAATGGACTTCCAGGGCCTGTGGTTCGGGCTTTTGGCGGCCCAAACTTCATGTATGATAACAATGATGGTCGTTCTGCTGCTAACTGATTGGGAATTCGAGGCCCGAAAAGCAAAAGAATTGACCAAAGAATACAGAATTCTTGATCGAAACGAACAAGATGAAAAATATAGATCAGATAAAGCAGAAAACAAGGGAGAGAGCCAATGTTAA
- the LOC142517700 gene encoding ethylene-responsive transcription factor ERF027-like: MANRGRRQSPSQINPFIVVPNPEDQDYYHNAPFSYSYDQENSSPTPPPPQQHHSAAAPSPTSGRHPTYRGIRCRGGKWVSEIREPRKTTRIWLGTYPTPEMAAAAYDVAALALKGPDTRINFPGLVASYPVPVSQSAGDIRAAAAMAAAAAAGAGDAGGGTGAQIIPGNEGSSSFATNYVDEEELFDMPQLLVDMAGGMLLSPPRAADDYECPDNSSGNDNLWSYP; this comes from the coding sequence aTGGCTAATCGAGGCAGGAGACAAAGTCCAAGTCAAATAAATCCTTTTATAGTAGTCCCCAACCCCGAAGATCAAGACTACTACCATAATGCTCCTTTCTCATACAGTTACGACCAAGAAAACTCCTCACCCACTCCCCCGCCGCCGCAGCAGCATCACAGTGCCGCCGCCCCCTCCCCGACATCCGGGCGCCACCCCACTTACCGTGGGATTCGTTGCCGAGGCGGGAAATGGGTGTCCGAGATCCGCGAGCCCCGGAAAACCACTCGCATATGGCTGGGAACTTACCCCACCCCGGAGATGGCGGCCGCGGCGTATGACGTGGCGGCGCTGGCGTTGAAGGGACCGGATACAAGGATCAATTTCCCGGGGCTGGTTGCTTCGTACCCGGTGCCGGTTTCTCAGTCGGCCGGGGACATAAGGGCCGCGGCAGCAATGGCTGCTGCCGCTGCAGCCGGGGCTGGAGATGCTGGGGGTGGGACTGGAGCCCAGATAATTCCGGGAAACGAAGGTTCCTCGAGCTTTGCGACCAATTATGTGGATGAGGAGGAGTTGTTTGACATGCCTCAGCTTCTGGTGGACATGGCGGGGGGCATGCTTCTCAGCCCTCCACGCGCGGCGGACGACTACGAATGCCCGGATAACAGTTCGGGAAACGACAATCTTTGGAGCTATCCTTGA
- the LOC142517709 gene encoding uncharacterized protein LOC142517709 — protein sequence MSNLKQLTDSSLSKTNQGMKPCSGVVTRSGSGFQGNTLDTGDQNFPIDATGCLDRLLQSIGDSTCFAPDANGKQLSDVIADYQMLIDPSTLGSFMSGMENGGQIQESLFGPDLVAFDLTMSSEDSGIRTSLTHEVQNCGKDTINSLDFNAPSQFSTTLFSPSEREDQEFLASLLASDQFGEEQTTLDGM from the exons ATGTCGAATTTGAAGCAGCTTACTGATTCAAGCCTGAGTAAGACAAACCAGGGAATGAAACCTTGCAGTGGAGTGGTAACTCGGAGTGGATCAGGATTCCAGGGAAATACCCTCGATACTGGTGATCAAAACTTTCCGATTGATGCTACGGGCTGCTTGGATCGATTGCTGCAGTCTATAGGGGATTCTACATGCTTTGCGCCCGATGCGAATGGAAAACAGTTGTCTGATGTAATTGCAGATTACCAAATGTTAATCGATCCTTCTACTTTAGGTAGCTTTATGAGTGGCATGGAAAATGGAGGACAAATTCAAGAATCTCTGTTTGGTCCTGATTTGGTTGCATTTGATCTTACCATGTCCTCGGAAGACAGTGGAATCAGGACTTCTCTTACACATGAAGTGCAAAATTGTGGCAAAGATACAATCAACTCTCTGGATTTCAATGCTCCTTCACAATTCAGCACAACACTTTTCTCTCCGAGTGag CGCGAAGATCAAGAATTTCTTGCATCTTTACTCGCTTCTGACCAATTTGGAGAGGAGCAAACAACCCTCGATGGAATGTAA